In Helianthus annuus cultivar XRQ/B chromosome 9, HanXRQr2.0-SUNRISE, whole genome shotgun sequence, the following are encoded in one genomic region:
- the LOC110879728 gene encoding homeobox-leucine zipper protein HAT5: protein MAARSYLYGGDSGSDAVGGGGGSGFSSVMLTNKRVSSSSSKPLDSFFVSGSSHSFVGSRSMVSFEDKRNGSSGSFFRTFDQEDNGDDEYDDYFHHPEKKRRLKADQVQFLEKSFETENKLEPERKIQLAKELGLQPRQIAIWFQNRRARWKTKQLEKDYDVLQESYNQLKANYENLLQEKEKLKSEVLDLSDKLLLQETEKGTSDSSSTKSPFEPLQQEHVADCVNDEDVTKTSNDGIQSLLERGDSSYLFEQDQSDESLDEEDNFGKMFVTPVSGYMLPKIENGEYPELDAVNSCYLGFNGHDQDGSEDQSFGFWPY from the exons ATGGCAGCTCGGAGCTATCTCTACGGTGGTGATTCTGGTAGTGATGCcgtcggtggtggtggtggctcaGGTTTTAGTTCTGTTATGCTAACAAACAAAAGggtgtcttcttcttcttctaagCCTCTTGATTCCTTCTTTGTCTCTGGATCCTCTCATTCTTTCGTAG GGTCCAGATCAATGGTTAGTTTTGAGGACAAAAGAAACGGGTCAAGTGGCTCGTTTTTTCGAACATTTGATCAAGAAGACAATGGGGATGATGAATATGATGATTACTTTCACCATCCGGAGAAAAAAAGACGACTCAAAGCCGATCAAGTTCAGTTTTTGGAGAAAAGTTTTGAGACCGAAAACAAACTCGAGCCCGAACGAAAGATTCAGCTAGCGAAAGAGCTTGGATTGCAGCCGAGACAGATTGCGATCTGGTTTCAGAACCGCCGTGCACGGTGGAAAACCAAACAGCTAGAGAAAGACTATGATGTTCTCCAAGAAAGTTACAACCAACTCAAGGCTAATTATGAGAATCTACTTCAAGAAAAGGAGAAACTAAAATCTGAG GTTCTTGATTTAAGTGACAAGTTACTTCTGCAAGAAACTGAAAAGGGAACCTCGGATTCATCAAGTACTAAAAGCCCATTTGAGCCACTACAACAAGAGCATGTTGCAGATTGTGTGAATGATGAAGATGTAACAAAGACCTCAAATGATGGGATCCAATCTTTATTGGAGCGGGGTGATTCGTCTTATTTGTTTGAACAAGATCAAAGTGATGAATCTTTAGATGAAGAAGATAACTTTGGGAAGATGTTTGTAACTCCTGTTAGTGGCTACATGCTGCCAAAGATTGAAAATGGTGAGTACCCAGAACTGGATGCTGTGAATTCTTGTTACCTTGGGTTCAATGGTCATGATCAAGATGGCAGTGAAGACCAGTCCTTTGGTTTTTGGCCTTACTGA